Part of the Paenibacillus guangzhouensis genome is shown below.
TCCGATTTGGCAGCGCCACATCATTCATCGTGACATCTTCCAGAATAATATCCGGATCATAACGAATACCTAAATCGAAGCAGAGCTGGAGCAAGGCCAGACGATAGTTGGTACGCTGCATATCCAATTCTCTCGTCTGCTTGGATATTTCGAGCTGCAGTCCTCGGCTATCGTCTGGCGCAGCCACCCCCTGCGATTGTATCTCCTGCAGACGGGTTTGCTCTTTTTGCAACAATTGGAGTCCTTCCTCATATAGCTTCATCTGTTCCTGCAAGGACAGCAATTGCACGTATTGACCGGTTACCTGCAGCTTGATTCCTTCCTTGGCCTCTTCAAGATCAAGCTCTGTATTCCATCCATCCCGCTCCAACTGCTTGACGGTGATCAACAATTCATCTCGTTGTGACTTCAACATATCGTTCATCCCGTTAATGATTTCTTTGACGCCACTCATCAAGCCATTCACAACGGAATTCGTCTCTATGATCGGACCTAGCCAATATAGCTCTTCCGGGGCAGCATCTGGCGGAATTTGATAATTCGCATTACCCAATATCTTCTCCGGCGTATCCGGCAGTGAGTAAGCATCCGTTGTCTGACTCGTACTCATGCTGCTCGCCTGCGATTTAAGATCAGATCGCTTGGACTCCAGCGCATGGAGCTTGAGCCGCAGTAACGCCAAATTCAATGAATCCGTTACAGCTCGTGATTGCACATCGGACAGATTCAGGCGCGAAATCGCTATTAACGGCCGTGACACTACGAACGAAGATGGTAGTTGTTTATAAGGAGTTGCCTGTTCCCCTGACGACATCACAGGCTGAGCCTTGCTGTTGCTGGATGGTATCGTACTGCTGTCAGCCCATGCCGTTGCAGTCGAATTCGTAAGCAACACGAGCACGAATGAAGCCATCATTGCTTTTTTCATTTTCATTCCTCCCTCTGCTCATATGTTAAACGGATAGGTTTTGCTGACGATGATCTTCATTGCTGAATTGCTTCTGACGTTTACGTTGCTGCATCTTCAATTTGCGGCGCGCCACGACCAAGTACAAGGATGGAACGACGAATAAAGTCAGGATAGTGGAGAAAATTAGACCAAAAATAATCGTGTTCGCCATCGGACGGAACAAAATATCACCAATGAGCGCGATCGGAACCATACCTACAATCGCCGTCAATGATGTGAGCAGTATAGGGCGGAACCGTGCCGCGGTAGCTTGAATAATCGCCTCCTCCAACTCGGCCCCGGCATGCCGTGCGTCTTCAATAAACTCGATCAGCACAATACCGTTGCGGACGACGATACCCGCCAATGAAATAATCCCCATCAGACTCATAAAGCCAATCGGCACGCCCGTTATGAAGCTACCGATAATTCCGCCTGCCGCCGCCAAATAAACGGTCGTCATCACGATCAACGAAATGGACACAGAGTAGAATTGAATCGTAATCAACATCAGAATGAGGAATATAACGAAGATCGACAAACCGCCAATATCCGAAAAGATTTTATCCTGTTCTGAGGTTTCACCGCCAATCGCCCAGCTGTAGCCTTCTGGGAAAGAAATGTCATTCAGCTTCCCGCTGATCTCCTCCATCACCTCCGTCGCTGTACGCCCTTTTACATCGGCATCCACCGTAATCGTTCGTGCCAAATTGAAATGCTTAATTTGCTGAACCGAAAAGCCCGGCTTGAGCCCAGCCAGCTGCGACAACGGTATTTGTTGTCCTGCTGCGTTCGTCACATTTAGGTGATGGAAGAGCTCGTTCGGATCTTGAACGCCTTTTTCCACATACAACCTGATATTTATTAGATTTTTACCTGTATTGTATTGGCTGGTTGTTATGCCGTCGCTTGCAAGCAGCAATGTACGCGTCAGATTTGCATACGAGACCATGTATTGATCCATCGCTTGTTTGTTGATATCTAACTCCAGCCCGTACTGTTCGATGCCCATATCGTCTTTCACGTTGTAAGTCCCGCTCGTGTTCACAATCATCCCTTTCACTTGCTGTGCCAGTTTCTGCAGATGTTCCATGTTCTCCCCTGCGATACGAATGGAGACTGGCTTGCCTACAGCAATTCCTAATGAAGGTGCCTTTACTGCGATGGATACGCCAGGATACGCTTTTTTGAATGTTGTATCCCATTCCCGTATGGTGGTGGCAAGGTCAGTGCCTTCTTTTTTCAACCTCACCATGAGATGCCCCGATGTCGACGAGGAGAGTCCTGTAGCATCCGCATCGATATCGAAGAACAATTGCGGAGCATCGCCGCCGGCACTCGATGAGAATACATCCACTTCCTTCTGCTCTCCTACCCAATTAGCGACCCGGTTAACTATTCGATCCGTTTCCTGCAATGAGGTTCCCGTCGGCATCGAGACACTAATTGAAAGCTCTGGACGTTCGGATTCTGGGAACAGTTCCACGGGAACGAACAGCGCCAAAGAATAGGCTGCAGTCCCGATGAATAAGCCAGACAGGCCTATGATGAACGGACGTTTAATCACTCTGCTCATTAATTTTCCGGAATAGAAACGTCCTAACGCCTCGATTTGATTACTTAATAGACCAGGCTTGGAACGGGACGAGGTCGTCCGGATTTGCTTGCGGTTCTCATACCATTCGCGGAAGATCGGAATGATCGTCAATGACATCACCATCGATGCCAACATCGTCAATGAAATGACAATTGGAATCGGTTTGATAAATGCGCCGATATCCCCCTTCAAAAATATTAATGGGGCAAATGCGGAAATAGTCGCGAGCGTAGCCGTTAAGATGGAAATCGCAACTTCTTTGGTCCCTTTCACCGCCGCCGTACGCGAATCTTCCCCCAGATCCGTAAGCCGCCGCTCAATATTGTCATTGACGACGACAGCATCATCTACCAAGATCCCAAGCACGATAATCAGTCCGATGACAGACATTTCATTCAACGTAACATTTAGCACAGGCAAAAAGATTAATCCGATCGCGACCGAAATGGGTATGGCTAACGCTACAAAAGAGGCCGTAAGTAAACTCATGCCGAGTGTGCATATGACAATAACCGCTGCGATCGCGATAAGCGTCTCCTTCGTCAGACTGGCGAATATCTCATCGACGCGGTCTTGTTGTGCGAACAGTGTAATAAATTTGGCATGGGACGGAAGACTTTTCTTCAACAGATCAAGTCTTGCATTAACGAGCTTATTCATTGTCGGCACGTCGCTGCCCGTTTCCGCACCAATCCCGATCGTCACCACAGGCTTACCATTGTAATAGGAAAAATACTCCGATTTGACGTGCGTAAATTCGATCTTAGCGATATCCTTCAAGTAGACAGGAGCGCCGGACTGCGATCTCGTCACAAGTAGATTATTCAACCCATCTAGTTGATCGACATCCTTCACGATTAACTGATAAGTCCGCTTATTGAAGTTAATGCCTCCCGTTGGTACCCGCTGCTTCTCTCCCTCCACCGCCGATAATACTTGTTCCCAGCTTAATTGATACTGCTGCAGTTTACTGCTATCGATATTTACATGAACTTCCTGCTTCGGAATCCCCCTCAACTCGACTTTCGCCACACCCGGAATGGCACGCAGCTGATCTCTCCAATGTGTCATGAGATCATTGAGTTTATACAGGTCCTCCTTACTCTTGGCGGTGACAGCATAGGAACCGATAAATGAACTTGCCAGGTCGTCATTAACAACCGGTGGCTTCGCTCCCTCCGGTAATTCTTCTCTTACATCCTGAACGTTTTTGCGCAATTTATCCCATACGACTTTCGTATCCGCCTCATCTTTTGCTTTAATGACGATGGATGAGTAGCCTTCAGATGAGATAGATACAACCTCCTTGATTCCTTGAATTTCTTTCACCTTCTGCTCGACGACTTTCGTAACTGTCTGCTCTATTTTTTGAGCGGAAGCTCCAGGGTAAATCGTTGTAATCGTCGCATATTTGATCACGATATCCGGCATTTCCTGCTGCGGGAGTCCGGCAAAGCTGAAGGCACCGACAAGCATAGCCATGATGAAAAATAACAGCGTAATTTTTCGTTTTTTTACCAAGTATTCGATCATCGGGTAGCTCCTTCAGCGGCTTGAATGTGATCGCCATCCATCAACATATCGGCGCCTCGGGTTACAATTTGCTCGCCTTCTTTCAGACCGGCACTTATTTCCAACTGATTGTTCAGCATATGCCCTCCTAAATGAACAATCGTTTTTACGGCTATCCCTTTTTCTAGTTTATATACAAAAGGTTGATCACCATCACGAATGACGGCTTCCACTGGAATCAGGATCACATCCACATTCGATTGATGCAGTCCTACCTTGACCACTTGCCCCGGAGACCAGCCAAGCTTCGAATTACGGATGACGATTTCCCCATTAATCGTTCCGGTCGCCGCATTCGTACTCGGATAAATTTTCTTGATAATGCCTTTCGATACCTCACCATACAGACTTACATCAACGGCAGTGCTTACCTTCCATTGTTTTGCCTCATGATCCGGCAAAGGTACGAGTACTTTCAATTCATCCACTTTACCTAGGGTGTACACAGACTGACCTTCCGCAGCCAACTCTCCAGTGTTAAATGCCTTTGCCAATACGACCCCATCAAATCGCGATAGGAGTGTCGTCTTCGATAGGGCCAATTCCGCTTGCCGTTTCGTGGCAAGCGCGGCGTTATACGTAGCGAACGCCTGCTTCTTGGCCGCAATGCTCGCCATTTTGCCTGAATTTGCTTGATCCAACACGCCGGATGCTGCGCGTATTTGCTCTTTTGTTGCCCCTTCTTGCATTTCGGATACAGCGGATTCTGCATCTTTTACAGCATTCTTTGCATTCGTCAAAGCTAATTGAGCATTTTCGTTGTCGCTCTGAGACACTAATCCTTGATCATAAAGTCGTTGTGAGCGATCAGCATCGACTTGGGCTTTCTCATATGCCGACTGGGCCATAGCCAGCGCGTTATTCACTCTCTCACGCTGCTGCTTCCGTGCACCTTTCTTCATTTCCAGCAAATTTGCTTCTGCGCTTTTAACTTGCGCGCTGGATGCACGGATGGATGCTTCTGCGCTGTCCAGTCCCGCATTGGCTTGGATAGTTCCCTGAATCGCCTCATCCAGTTGAAGACGATATTGATACGTATCAAGCTTGGCGAGCACATCTCCTTTCTTGACGCGATCTCCAATCTGAACATTCGTCTCCACGATTCGTCCGGGAATCTCGAATGCCGCGGACATCACAGTCATTGGTTCCAATGTTCCTGACAACGTATAGTTCGTCGTCAACGGCTGCTTCCTTACCGTGTCGATGCCTACCACTCTTCCTTGCTTAACCTGTTCTTCTACGTTACCCTGTGTCTCTGAATTCGAGCATGCGACAGTTGCTACGCTACAGACAATCAATAGCATTGTTGCGATCCCACGTCCTCGCACGGCTCCACCTCTCCTCTATGCATTCTGTATATCTATTAACTAAATCAACTCTTGTGCTTCTTGATTCCAAGTGTGCAACGAAAAGTTGAATGATAGATGAGTTCATACTAGTCTCTAGGTCAGACCTAGAGTCAAGCGATATGATCTATAACAACAACCCCTCATGTCCGTCAACGAGGCGAACATGGGGGGTTGTCTTTTTTCTGTATTCACTTGACCTTAAGTTTGACCTATGATATATCGTTAAGTTATTCCTAGATTTTTCCTTAGAACTAAAGTAAAAGGAAGTGTACTTAATGACGAATCAACCAAGTCAAGTAAGTATGCCTGTATTTTCACAAACAGTAACTGACTATTGGCATACAACATTTTTGAATGGCGACGTCCTCTATCGAGATGAGGTCTTTACGATCGTCAGCAATCCAGACCTGAGCGAAGATAATCGTATTATGGTGCTGGAAGCCGCAGACGGCCAGGTTATGTCGGTCCTGGCGCCTGCGCTCGCGGTTAAGTTAGACCTTCATCGACGACAGGACTTGTCTGAAGCAATCTTTCGTCAGATGTTGAATGAAGCGGGAGTTATGCTGCATGGCGCGGATTATCTTTATTATTTTGCAGAAGCTGATAAGAACGTTCTCTTGCAAGAAAACCTGGAGGGTAATTTGAGTCAGTTATCAGAACAAGATCATGGAGTTTTCTCGGAGTTCCAGTCCTCTGCATCGGAACAAGATTTGGATGACGCTTATGTGGAATTGGATCACTGGGCAGTGTTCGGCTCTATTGAACACAATCACCTGGTATGCGCCGCCAGCATGTATCCCTGGGGAGATACGCAAATTGCAGACATGGGCGTACTCACTCTACCGAATTATAGAGGGAAGGGCCATGCCCGCAAAGTGGTACGTTCAATCAGCAAGTACGCTTATGAACAGGGCTATGAACCCCAGTACCGATGCCAGCTCGATAACTATGCATCCACGTTGCTGGCCAAAGCGGCTGGTTTGACGCTGTTTGGCAAATGGGACGTAATTTCTCCCGAATCTAAGGTCTGAACGTAATCAATAAAATGTTTAACGTGATTAAATTCCGACTTCCCGCATTTTGACCGTAACGTTCTCAACTCTATCATCAAAGTCCGTTCCATCATACTTGGGAAGCTTCAGTTCGCTGACAATTTTGCCGTCGCGCATAAACATGATACGCTCCGTCCGCGCAGCAACCACCGCGTCATGCGTGACCAGCATAATCGCCGTTCCGTCCGCGTTGATCTCCGTGAAGAGATCCATGATCTCCTGCGCGGATTGTGAGTTTAGTGCACCCGTCGGCTCGTCCCCGAAGATGATTTTGGGGCTGTTCATCAACGCACGGCATATGCCCGCACGCTGAAGCTGTCCTCCAGATACCTGTGTAACGCTGCGCTTTTCAAGCTCTGAGATGCCAGTCTTTTTCATTAACGTTCTAGCCTTCTCCGTTATGGTGGAGGCGTTTTTTCTGTTACCGCGCATAGATGGGAGAATGATATTGTCGAGGATGTTCAGATTCTTGAGCAGTGTAGGCTGCTGGAATACAAATCCCATCTTGGCTCTACGTACATCTGCTAGCTCATTCTCTCCAACTTCCGATAGATCCTTGCCGTCAAAAAGTACCTTGCCGCCATTCACGACATCTGTTCCGCTCAGCGCAAACATCAATGTCGACTTCCCCGATCCAGACGGGCCCATCACCGCAATGAATTCGCCCTCATGGACTTCAAGCGATACACCATCCAGCACATTCCGCTGTTCTTCGCCTTCGCCGAAAGATTTTACGATATGATCACCGATAACGACCTTCTTCATATGCTTACCCCTTTATATGTTTGGAAATTTTGATCTGCCCTGCGCTCCATGTGCCTATGATCGTTGCGATAAGTGCCGATCCGATCATCAACACCGGGCTTAGTAGATAGGCCGACAGCGGATTGACCTCAAATTGGAATGTCGATGCGCCAAACGTAGAGATCAACGCGCCTGCAAGTAACTCTCCGAGCGTGTTCGCTAGAAGCGTACCGAGAACGATGCCGACAATCAGAACAAATAACGAACGTGATATATATTGCGTCGTAACATCCGAGTTCGTAAATCCAAATGCTTTCATTACGGCAATGGCATATCTATCCTTTGCAACGAGCAGTTTCATAAATAATAACGTAATCAAGACCGTAATCAGGACCGCAACGGCGATCGCGGCATAAGAAGCCTTTTGTACGGATTGTATGGTGGATCCGAATGTCTGCCTAACAAATTCATTAACGTCCGAAATCTTCGCATAATCGAACCTCTCCGCATAATCCTTGACGATGCTGTCGATAAGCGATTTATCTGATACTGTAGCGCAAATCATGCTCCACATGATGTCCGCCGAGTTGTCGCTAAATACGGCCTTTGCGGTTTTGCCGCCGTTCGTAATGTCAGAATAGATTCCACTTACGGTGAGATCCTTCTCCTTCCCCTCCACGATGAGCGTCAAGACATCGCCGACTTTTTTGCCCATCTCATCAGCGTTCATAGATGAGAGCGCAATTTCACCTTCGACAGGTGCCCTTCCTTTCGCATATTCAACAGGGAATATGGAATGGTCGCCGAGTTCAATTTTCATATTTTCCCCAGTCCCGTCTTCGGATTTTGATTTGAATGATTTTGTAATCAGGACAGCGGATTGGGTTATGGCACTGTCACTGCTCATCGCGTTGCGAATTTCAGCGGTTTTCGTCGAGATTTGATCGGTTTGCTGAATGTCGATGCGCAGATCGTAGCTACCAACCCCCATATATTGAATGAACGTTCTGGAGGAGATCGTGTTGTATAGATTCTGTGGAACAATCATGATAAATGCAGAGATCACGAGCACCGCAAGCAATGTAACGTAGAGCTTTTTCCTCAGAAGAACATCTTGGATTCCAAGAAAAAAGTTCGTGTTCAACAGCCTGTTACCGCTTAAGGTCATACGCTTGGCAATAGGATTCTTTTCTTGTGAAGTACCAAATCGTATGGCTTCTGCCGCGGAAATTTTACGAAAGCGATTCAATACGCCATTTACGTAGGCGATGATGACAATGAACACGATCAGTATGCCGATGACGCCGAAGAGCAAGGCATAGGGGGCATTATCGCTTTCGCCCATATAGAGTCTAATATTCTCAAGCAATTTGTCTCTGAACAGGAAGGATAGTACGAATCCCAGCATACTGCCTGCTGCCGCAATCGCCGCGTATTTCGCAAGATAGATCTTTTTGATATCAGTAACACGCAGTCCGATTGCTTTCATCACGCCAATTTCACGATAGTCGTTTTCGATTTTCGCGAGGAGTGTGAAGCGTATGCACATCAATGCGATTACAACGACTAGCGCGCTTACAAGCAGGATCACCGCAATCATCATCCCGTCGGATAAAGCGTTCATCGTTCTGAAAAGTGTATATGTAACGGTTGGTCCATTCGCTTCAAGACCTGCAGCGGCATATTCAGCTTCAAAAGCACCTACCGCGGACTCATCCTTTAATCGGAACTCAATCAGATATTCTATACTTCCAAGGTTTTGCAGGTCGACGTAATCATCCCGGCTCACAAGAAATCTCTTGGATGCGGAGAGCGAAGAATTCATTTGCGAATCGCGCAGGAAACCTGCAACGGTAAATTCCTTCCCGCTGATGATTGCCTTATCGCCGACCTTCGTCGTGTTGTTCCTCATATAACTTAATGGAACATAAAGTTCACCTTTGGATGGGTTGATGATCTCCCCGTCAAGATCGAGCAGATAATCAAATTTGTCACTCTGTATGCTGAACCCGTTATCCTGGACGCTCTTCGCAAGCGTACGGTCGCCGAGAATAATCTTCGCACCGTCGATATTCAGAAATTCAAGCACCTGATAGTCTTCAACAAGACTATTCTGCTCGGCAAAAGATGCAAGCCGCGCTGTATTCATCTCACCTGAATGCATCTGCATAAAATGCGGCGTTTTCGCTTGTGTCATTAGATGATCGATTGCACCCGTCAGATGGATCACGAGGATCGCTGCGAGCGATACGAGCATAGCCGCGGCCGCGACGAAAATCATGGTCGTCAGTGTGATTGCTTTGCTCTTTAACATATCATTTCGGATTATCCTGTTATACATAAGTCACCTCTATGTTCAAGCCTTATCGCTCAAATATCTTCATTGCTTCCTTGAGACTTCCGGTTTCTGCGCCGAGCAATCGTTCGATATTACAGACTAAAGCAAATATTCGAGTCATGCGCTCCTCATTACTCATGGCAACCACATCATCATCAAATACGGTATTCGCATAAATCACGACCATTTCCATGCACTCATACGGGTACGGCGTATTGAACATTCCCTCCGCAATGCCCTCGCGGATGATTCCTGTGAGGATCGGCGGAACGCCATTGAAGATGAACTTTTGTATTTTCTGGTGCATTAACGCGTTCTGCGGCTTGTGGATATGATCCATAATGACATCGCTGCTCTCGCCGCTTAAATTCATCGCCAGGATGGTGCGAATCACACGTTCGACGACGGGAATGCTCTGGTCAGAGGCAATTTGCTGTGCTGCACCTAGAATCCGGTCGCTATACCGCTGGATCAACGCGTCCATAATATCCTCTTTCGACTTGAAGTGATAATACAGCGTCCCCCGTGCAATGCCCACTTTCTCGAGAATATCGTTTGTGCTTGTTCCATCAAAGCCCTTCTGACCGAATAGCGCATCCGCCGCGTCGAGGATTTCGTTCCTGCGCTGCTCAGCTTCTTTAACAACTCTCATTAATACATCCCCTCATCATAGACCGACTGTCTGTCGGTTTAATCTTAGCATATCTCCTTGCATTGTCAAGTTCACGTTGGAAAATGGATTGATATAAAAAGAGCTGCACCTCTGTTGTAGTATGATAAGCATTTTTCTATCATATTGAGCCAATCAAAATTAATCATTTCAAATGCATAAAAGCCCATATAACCCTATTTATAGGGCTATATGGGCTTGTCAGCAAGAGCTGTGTTGTGCTCCGAATGTTATTTTTCCACCGCTGCTTTCAGAATTTCGATCTTTTGCTTCTTGGATAGATCTGATGAAGTTGAAATACTGTATCCGAATTTACCGCCATCTTGCCAGAACATGTATTTAGGGAAGATATGCACGGGAAGATCATCGTCAAAGAATCCTTTTTCCTTGCTGCCATCAGCATCCACCATATACTTCGATAACGTCATCGTGTCTTCACCGTTTGTATACTTCAGCCGGATTGTTGCGGCCTCCTTCCAATCCATCTTTTTCACGTAAATCGGTTTTCCGCTATTTTTGCCTTCGATCCGTAGATCATCAATGAATTTCCCTTCTGTCGGACCTTCAATGATTGCTTTGGAGAACGTATAGCCTGCTGGCAGGTTGGAAGGCTGTTTCATGATGGCACCCTCTAAGGTTGAAGCCTTTTGTAAGTAATCTTCGTAAGATGAAAACTCATGCGCAGGTCCCCAGAAGCTTAGATCCAATCCGCTATTTAAATCCTTATATTTATGGTAGATGACATACGTGTCACCGGTTTCTTTGACCAGTTCCTTCACACGATTGAGCTCATTTTCGATGTACGCTTTTTCCTCTGCCGTTAGCGTTTTGGCTGCATCAGCAGCTTTTTTTGCAGCTTTCTCATATTCTTGTTGATATAACTCACGATCTACCTTAGATCCCATGAATTCCTCAGGGGAAGTGATATCTGATTGATGATTCCCTACGGATGCGGATATCGCTTGGCTCCCTGCATCTTTTTCCTTGGCATTAACCAGCGTCACGCAGCCAAGTGCCAGAATGATGGTCAATCCTAGAATGGAAAGACGATATGATTTTTTATTGAAATGTTTGATCATGATAAGTCTCCTTTTCATTTGTTTATGTGTTGCGGACAGGCCGGCAACGCCAGGCTGACGGCTGTCCCCCGAGAAGTGCTCCAGTACTTGGATGATCGTCTGCCCATATGCGTTATTTTGCTGCGGGCTCATTCGATTCAAGGCGAAGGCATCGCAGGCCATCTCTTGATCCTGCCTTGCTCTATGTACTGCAAGCCATACAAGCGGATTGAACCAGTGAAGAATCAATATCAAGTGCAGGAGCCAGTTAACGGCTACATCCCATCGACGAATATGAGCGAATTCATGCGCCAAAATAAATTGAAGCTGATCTTTGTGCAGTGTCTTCATCAAGCTTGGCGAGATGACGACCGCTGGCTTGCAGAATCCGACGACGGCAGGACCGGGCATGCGCTCGCTAGCAATAAACTGTACTTTGCGCTTCACGCCAAGCTGCTGCTGGGTCTCACGAAACAGAGCCGATAAAATAGGCGTCTGAATACGGCGACCTGTGCGCAATGCATGCTGCAACCGAAGTTGATCGTATATCGTTTTTGCGACCAGAAGAATTACACCCGCTAGCCATATTAGCACCAACACTTGGAGCAATCGCGTGGAAGTAATCTCATTCCAAAAGTTGCTCTCCTGCTTGCTTCCC
Proteins encoded:
- a CDS encoding M56 family metallopeptidase, which translates into the protein MSPMLYEHVVLFFGWLINGSFMAGILVLLILLLQFLFKNKLEARWKYLLWLPVAIRLLLPWAPESSLSLYNVFSLDSIMPGIHEHMQDPPEKTSVIQELVMGSVMENSGSAARITKIPVSVADASGSKQESNFWNEITSTRLLQVLVLIWLAGVILLVAKTIYDQLRLQHALRTGRRIQTPILSALFRETQQQLGVKRKVQFIASERMPGPAVVGFCKPAVVISPSLMKTLHKDQLQFILAHEFAHIRRWDVAVNWLLHLILILHWFNPLVWLAVHRARQDQEMACDAFALNRMSPQQNNAYGQTIIQVLEHFSGDSRQPGVAGLSATHKQMKRRLIMIKHFNKKSYRLSILGLTIILALGCVTLVNAKEKDAGSQAISASVGNHQSDITSPEEFMGSKVDRELYQQEYEKAAKKAADAAKTLTAEEKAYIENELNRVKELVKETGDTYVIYHKYKDLNSGLDLSFWGPAHEFSSYEDYLQKASTLEGAIMKQPSNLPAGYTFSKAIIEGPTEGKFIDDLRIEGKNSGKPIYVKKMDWKEAATIRLKYTNGEDTMTLSKYMVDADGSKEKGFFDDDLPVHIFPKYMFWQDGGKFGYSISTSSDLSKKQKIEILKAAVEK